The genomic DNA AAGCTACTAAATCCTAATGTAAATGTTGTAATAATAGTAATTAATGAAGTTTTCTTCAATTTATAATCCTCCCTGCTTCTATGCAGCGACACAATTTATATGTATAATTAGGCATTTCGACAAATACCTATGATAATAGTATTATATCATCAAAATTTGACAATATAGATTACAAATATATTTCAAATATCACTTAATTCAACATGATTTTTAAAAAAATAATAGAATTCTAGTTCTGGACATTCTATTTTGTAAATTCTCTTCTATAAACTTATCTAAAAAAACTCCCTAGTCTACACCGGGAGTTTAATCTGCATATAATGCCAATTTTTTATAGGACAAAGTTATCTTCAATCATTAGTTGCTGATCTAATTTGAACATATTGCAATCACTGCGGGTACACCAGAATGGTTGGAACCTGTTTCAGACGAAGTATATGATAACGAAACTAAATGACAAACCCTACAAAGAAAAAGGCATTAATCCCTTTGGATCAATGCCTTTATGACTCTCATTAAACGGATAAGGTTGAGTTTGAATCAACTTCTTTAATTTCCATACTTTCTTTTTGTCTTTCAGCTTTTTCATAAGCTTTCCAGAAAGGATAATAAACTATTATCCCTATTGCAAAGTTTATAAAAACCATGAGTACCCCTTTCCAATCTCCCCCTGTCGCAACGTATCCCGATATAAATGGAGGAGTGGCCCATGGTAATTCCACAAACACTCTATTAATTAAATGAAGTGAAAAGGCGCCATAGGTTACGATCGCTGCAATAGTTCCTGAAATGATAAAAGGAATAATGAAAAATGGGTTTAATACAATAGGTAATCCAAAAACAATTGGTTCAATAATCGTAAATACTGCTGCAGGTGTAGCAATACCTGCCATAGTCCTCGCCTGTTTTAATTTAGATCTCCACATCCAGAACAAAATTCCCCAAGCAGCAGCAGGCCAAACTGTTATACGTTCTACTACCGTTGTCCATACGTGTGGTAGATTTTTAAGGTCTACCCCATTTGCAAGTGCCTCCGCATTTTCAGCTACCCATTGCAACTTTAAAGGCTCAAAGATAGGGCCAATCATGTTATCTCCGTGCATTCCAACAGACCAAAGTAATAGACCAATAAATACCCTTGGAACATATACAAAAATACTATCGGTACCACTAAACACTGGTCCCAAGACTGAATTAAGAAAAGCAGTAATGTCAAAGTTAAGTATAGAACGAACGACCCATAGGAGTGTAAATATTACAAAGAAAGGTATAAGCGCAACGAATGCATTCGCAACATTAGGTGGTACTCCATCAGGCATTTTAATTGTAATTTTCTTTTCTAAAAATTACCGGTAAATTCTAATACTGATTAAGCTGCTTATGATTGCTGCAAACAATCCCCCAGCAGCAAAATTTGTAACTTCCATCCCATTAGATAAATCGTTAATATTAATCAAGAAGAAAGCAGCTACACTTAGTAATGCAGCATTAATAGAATCAATGTTAAAGTGTTTAGCATAGTTCATTCCAATCGCAACCGCAGCATATAACGAAAGGAAATTCATAGTGATATTAAAGAATACAAGTAATTTTGGTGAAAAACTTGAGAGTGCTGGTATAAGAGCATTTTCACTAAAAGTACCAGGTAATCCTAGCATTGCTATTAATAAAAACAAACTTCCAATAATTACAATAGGTACAATAGCAACTAATCCATCCTTCACAGCGGCTACAGCAGGAATCCCGCCAAACTTAGCCATTGGTCCAGCTAACCGATCAACTACAAAGTTTGAAATCTTCTCTAAAAACGATGGTTTCTGTTTTTCCACGAAAGGCCCTCCCCTATTTTCAACTAATAATGCAATTGGTTATTTGTCGACAACAACCTTTGAAAGCGCTCTCTTACTTAACTCGGATTATAGATACTATTCAGATAATTGTCCATAGATCGTTTTTGACGTTTGGTACATAACAGTGGTGTTATCCTAAAGACTATTATTATTCCCCAAAACCATTATTCATCTCTTCTTCTAGCTAAAGATTAAGAAATCAAGCTTCAACCCCATTCTTTCTATTCATTAAAGCCTCGATAAAGACTCGGGAAATGAAATTAGATTTCACGATTCTATAAAGAAATATGATATTTTGAAAGCGGTTACCAAACTATTCATATAAGGTTTTCAAAAGAAAATGAGGTGCTATGATTACTTTAAGAAATGGCAAAGGAGAGTTCATATGTTAACAATTGCTTTTGTTGGATTTGGAAATGCGGTAGTTAATTATCATTTACCGTATCTTGAAAGAAGAGAGAATATCAAGGTAAAGAGTATTTTTAGGAGAGAAGAAGATCGATTGGGGGATACAGAACGTGAAACTTGGTACCCTTCCATTCAATTCACTACCAATTTCCAAGAGGTACTAGATGACCCAGAAATTGAATTAGTTGTTATTTGTACACATGTAGACAGTCATGCTTATTATGCTAAGCTGGCACTAGAAAATAATAAACATATTCTTGTTGAAAAACCATTTGCATCTAGTGTGGATGAAGCAAAAGAAATCTTTGATCTAGCTAAGTCAAAAGGATTAATTGCCATGGCCAATCAAAACAGAAGATTTGATGGGGACTTTTTAACATTGAAAAAGGTAATTGAAAGTGGTGTACTAGGTCAAATCATTGAAATCCAATCTCATTATGATTATTTTCAACCTCAACACATTCAAAAAGGATTCGGCTTAATACATGGATTAGCTGTTCACACGATTGATCAGTTATATTCATTGTTTGGAGAACCTAAAAAGATTCATTATGATGTCAGAAGTGTTTACCACCCAGGTGAATCAGATGATTATGTTGATATTGATTTCCATTATGGTCTATTAAAGACAACAGTAAAATGCAGCTTAGCTGTAAAAATTAATCATCCTAAATTTGTCGTTCATGGTGATATGGGAAGCTTTATTAAATACAGCAGCGGTCATCAAAAGAAAAATCCAAACGGACCCACTCAAGTTACGTTTGAAACTGAATCAGAAAGTAATTGGGGACAACTTTCTTATGTAGATACAAACGGAGTGGAACATAATGAGCATGTGCCCTCTGAAGTAACTGATTATGGGATTCTGTACGAAAAGCTATATAAAAGTATTAAGTTGGGGGATGAGAAACCAGTAAAAGATGAAGAGGTACTAGCAGTATTAAAAATACTAAATGACGGTGTCAATGCTGCTAAAAACGCTTCTAATAAATTGGAGTGCTCTCTATGAAAATAGCTACGATAGGTACGGGTGTCATTGTTGATGCTTTCCTTTCAGGATTGAATAAAATTAAAGATACAGAATGTGTGGCCATGTATTCTCGTAAGGAAGAAACAGCTAAACCACTAGCAGCAAAATATGGGATATCCACTATTTATACTGACTTAAATGCTATGTATGCTGATCCTACTATAGAATTTGTCTATGTAGCCTCACCTAATAGTCTACATTTTGAACACGTTTACCGGGCACTTGAACACGGGAAACATGTGATTTGTGAAAAACCATTTACATCAACCCTTAAGGAAACTGATACATTAATTTCATTAGCAAAACAAAAGAATTTAATGTTATTTGAAGCCATTACAACTATTCATTTACCAAACTATCAATTAATAAAAGAAAATATTGAGAAACTGGGACAAATAAAACTCATTCAGTGTAACTATAGCCAATACTCAAGCAAATACAATGCTTTGTTGGCTGGTGAAACACCAAATGTATTCAGTCCAAAATTCTCAGGCGGTTCTCTCGTTGATATTAATATCTATAACTTACATTTTGTTATGAACTTATTTGGATCACCTAAAAAAATAAGCTATTCTGCAAATAAACACACAAATGGTATAGATACGTCAGGGGTACTAGTAATGGAATATCCTGAATTTATTGCAGAGTGTGTTGGGGCGAAAGATACCCGTAGTATGAACTTTGTTCTTATCCAAGGGGAAAAAGGGTATATTCATGTAGAAAATGGTGCAAATGGTTGTAGACAGATTATTTTACACATTGGGGAATCAGAAGTGATATTAAACAGCCAAACTTCAATGAATAATTTATACTACGAAATGGTTGTTTTTAACGAGATTTTCAAAACAAAAGATTTTAATCAATGTTATAAGCTTCTTGACTACAGTCGTTCTGTCATGGAAATACTGGTTAATGCTCGCAAGGATGCTAATATCGTTTTTGACGCAGATGAAATGTAATTTTGCAAGGGAGAGCTTTTCATAAATAGCTCTCCTTTTATTCTTCCTGCTGGAAGGTAAATGAACTCATATATAAAACATCAAAAATATAAAGTGATGACATCATACTATAGATTTTTGATAGATTTAATTGTTCCTCGGAGGAATAAGTAATAATACATTCATCACATATTTTAGCAATGGTTGAATCACGGCTACCTGTAATTCCTATTACCTTCATGTTGTTGTTTCTGAGCCTTTTAGCAATATCAATCATTGCTTTGTTTTTTCCAGTATGTGAAATAACAAAGGATACAGTAGACGAAGTATTTTTAAGATTCGTTAAGTAGTGCTGATTGGCACTATTGTATGCAACTGCCATCACTCCTACTTCATTCCACTTGGCACATGCTTGTTGGGCCACATAATAATTCATATCTACACCATAAACATCTATACGTTCCGCAGTTTTCAACCAATCAATAATATTTATCATGCTTTTTTCATTAAACATTTTCCTAGTTTCAAGGAGCGCCTGTTCATAAATAGCGGGAACCAAATCAATTTCCTTAACGAGACTTTTATCTCCAGATTCAGTAACTTCTCTTTTACTTTCATCTATTTGATCGTATTTATACTCGAGTGCAAATTTCAGTTGAAAATCGGGGTATCCTTTTAATCCTAGTTTTTTACATAAGCGGACTATAGTTGATGAGCTAGAATAAGTTAGTTTCGCGAGTTCATTTGCTGTGGAATGAAATACAACTGAAGGATTCTCCAAAATATAATTAACGATATACTGTTCTTGAGACGTTAAATTATACATAAACTTCATCTTTTTGATAAGCATCTATCAATTCCCCTTCTCAAACAACTAAACATATTTAATTATTAATTATTAACTACTATCATCGCAGATACAATAAAATAATAATTACATCCCAAAATGGATTCCCTTTTTACAAAAAAAACCCATATATCTATCTCCTTTTTTTGGTTAAAACGCTAATGGGTATGAATGGAAAAATCTATACACTGCTGATTATTACTGCTATACTTCCTGTAAGTACGCTATTTAATATCATATAGTCATTAAATATATACTTTATAGATAAAGGAGTGGGAAAATTGGGACACGTTTGTTATCGAGAGTATAACTGTGAAAAAGAACTAACGTTAGCGGTTATTGGTGGGAAGTGGAAAATGCTCATCTTGTGGTATCTAGGGAAAGAAGGTACCAAACGCTTTAATGAATTAAAAAGCTTAATGCCCTCTATTACTCAAAGAATGTTAGTAAACCAGCTACGAGAACTTGAATCCGACTTTATTGTTCATCGCGAAGTTTACCCAGTCGTCCCTCCGAGAGTGGAGTATTCCCTAACAGAGCGTGGAAAAACATTAATGCCTATTCTAGAGGCAATGTATGAATGGGGAAAAGAGTATAAAGACTTTATAGAAACAAATATAGACGAAGAGATACAATTGAAATCATGATCAGTACATGTACGCTAAAGCGTACATGTTTTTTTATGTCTGTACAGTATACTTTTTGTTACTATATGAGATTAATGTGCGTACTTCTCTTATTGGATATTTTGTATTTATAATAAATTCATGCTAGAACACTACAAAAAAGGAGCTGTAAAATTTTATGAAATTACAATTAGCATTAGATTTAGTTGATATCCCGGGTGCCATTGAATTAGTGAAGGAAGTAGAGGAACATGTTGATGTAGTTGAGATTGGAACTCCAGTGGTAATCAACGAGGGTCTAAGAGCAGTAAAAGAAGTAAAGGCTGCTTTTCCTAATTTAACGGTTTTAGCCGATCTTAAAATTATGGATGCTGCTGGATATGAAGTTAGCCAAGCTTCAGCTGCTGGAGCGGACATCGTTACAATTCTAGGCGTTGCAGAGGATGAGTCAAT from Robertmurraya sp. FSL R5-0851 includes the following:
- a CDS encoding PTS transporter subunit EIIC; translation: MTIKMPDGVPPNVANAFVALIPFFVIFTLLWVVRSILNFDITAFLNSVLGPVFSGTDSIFVYVPRVFIGLLLWSVGMHGDNMIGPIFEPLKLQWVAENAEALANGVDLKNLPHVWTTVVERITVWPAAAWGILFWMWRSKLKQARTMAGIATPAAVFTIIEPIVFGLPIVLNPFFIIPFIISGTIAAIVTYGAFSLHLINRVFVELPWATPPFISGYVATGGDWKGVLMVFINFAIGIIVYYPFWKAYEKAERQKESMEIKEVDSNSTLSV
- a CDS encoding Gfo/Idh/MocA family oxidoreductase, producing MLTIAFVGFGNAVVNYHLPYLERRENIKVKSIFRREEDRLGDTERETWYPSIQFTTNFQEVLDDPEIELVVICTHVDSHAYYAKLALENNKHILVEKPFASSVDEAKEIFDLAKSKGLIAMANQNRRFDGDFLTLKKVIESGVLGQIIEIQSHYDYFQPQHIQKGFGLIHGLAVHTIDQLYSLFGEPKKIHYDVRSVYHPGESDDYVDIDFHYGLLKTTVKCSLAVKINHPKFVVHGDMGSFIKYSSGHQKKNPNGPTQVTFETESESNWGQLSYVDTNGVEHNEHVPSEVTDYGILYEKLYKSIKLGDEKPVKDEEVLAVLKILNDGVNAAKNASNKLECSL
- a CDS encoding Gfo/Idh/MocA family protein, whose product is MKIATIGTGVIVDAFLSGLNKIKDTECVAMYSRKEETAKPLAAKYGISTIYTDLNAMYADPTIEFVYVASPNSLHFEHVYRALEHGKHVICEKPFTSTLKETDTLISLAKQKNLMLFEAITTIHLPNYQLIKENIEKLGQIKLIQCNYSQYSSKYNALLAGETPNVFSPKFSGGSLVDINIYNLHFVMNLFGSPKKISYSANKHTNGIDTSGVLVMEYPEFIAECVGAKDTRSMNFVLIQGEKGYIHVENGANGCRQIILHIGESEVILNSQTSMNNLYYEMVVFNEIFKTKDFNQCYKLLDYSRSVMEILVNARKDANIVFDADEM
- a CDS encoding MurR/RpiR family transcriptional regulator, which codes for MLIKKMKFMYNLTSQEQYIVNYILENPSVVFHSTANELAKLTYSSSSTIVRLCKKLGLKGYPDFQLKFALEYKYDQIDESKREVTESGDKSLVKEIDLVPAIYEQALLETRKMFNEKSMINIIDWLKTAERIDVYGVDMNYYVAQQACAKWNEVGVMAVAYNSANQHYLTNLKNTSSTVSFVISHTGKNKAMIDIAKRLRNNNMKVIGITGSRDSTIAKICDECIITYSSEEQLNLSKIYSMMSSLYIFDVLYMSSFTFQQEE
- a CDS encoding winged helix-turn-helix transcriptional regulator — its product is MGHVCYREYNCEKELTLAVIGGKWKMLILWYLGKEGTKRFNELKSLMPSITQRMLVNQLRELESDFIVHREVYPVVPPRVEYSLTERGKTLMPILEAMYEWGKEYKDFIETNIDEEIQLKS